The uncultured Ilyobacter sp. genome has a segment encoding these proteins:
- a CDS encoding radical SAM protein, with amino-acid sequence MNISKKEALEWFEFLSEIPSDSKQVFGEYNNIIRSTMRQIEKSYMSEIKKLQESIPELKDLKGRTYYVGEEENFPKGCLSCLFGDGLGGIRKTHTCNLTCKFCYYHDSMDDVEQIPEGMWDIGDNLYEEDDIDLLLSIQKKPSGIAYVYLEPFMEIEEYYSVVKKFNNAGIHQHMYTNGVLCTDENLKKLSESGLDELRFNLGASNCSDKVIEAMKTAKKYFKAVGIETPMTPEFYDSFIGKKEEILSIGLDFINCAEFHIGPDNINNYIGEKFYVYKNGYLSPMWSRKITCKLMKMASEEKWDMLVHDCSNHTKYAREINKASKQGGSFGSHSYFSEFDRPLPYLFLPILKDMDFKFLNETPLPYHLKLENCKEAILESLSEESEEEFCQDFEDYISN; translated from the coding sequence ATGAATATTAGTAAAAAAGAGGCTTTAGAGTGGTTTGAATTTTTATCTGAAATACCTAGCGACAGTAAGCAGGTCTTTGGAGAATATAACAATATAATAAGATCCACCATGAGGCAGATCGAAAAAAGCTATATGAGTGAGATAAAAAAACTTCAGGAGAGTATTCCTGAACTTAAAGATTTAAAAGGCAGAACATACTATGTGGGAGAAGAAGAGAACTTTCCCAAAGGGTGTCTATCATGTCTTTTCGGTGACGGACTAGGAGGGATTAGGAAGACACATACCTGCAACCTCACTTGTAAATTCTGCTATTATCACGATTCTATGGATGATGTAGAACAGATCCCAGAGGGGATGTGGGATATAGGGGATAATCTTTATGAAGAGGATGATATCGATCTCCTCCTTTCCATTCAGAAAAAACCCAGTGGTATTGCTTACGTTTATTTAGAGCCTTTTATGGAGATAGAAGAATATTATTCTGTTGTGAAAAAATTTAATAATGCTGGAATCCATCAGCACATGTACACCAACGGAGTACTCTGCACAGATGAAAATTTAAAAAAACTTTCAGAAAGTGGACTAGATGAGTTGAGATTTAATCTAGGTGCCTCCAACTGCTCTGATAAAGTTATAGAGGCCATGAAAACAGCCAAAAAATATTTTAAAGCTGTTGGGATAGAAACTCCAATGACTCCTGAATTCTATGATAGTTTTATAGGAAAAAAAGAAGAAATTCTTTCTATCGGTCTAGATTTTATCAACTGTGCAGAATTTCATATCGGTCCAGACAATATAAACAACTATATTGGAGAAAAATTTTATGTCTACAAAAATGGCTATCTTTCACCTATGTGGTCTAGAAAAATCACATGCAAACTTATGAAAATGGCTTCTGAGGAAAAATGGGATATGCTCGTCCATGACTGCTCCAATCACACTAAATATGCCAGAGAGATAAATAAAGCATCAAAACAGGGAGGATCATTTGGCTCACACTCTTATTTTTCAGAGTTTGACAGACCGCTTCCTTATCTTTTTCTTCCTATATTAAAAGATATGGACTTTAAGTTTTTAAATGAGACACCACTTCCTTATCACCTGAAGCTGGAAAATTGCAAAGAAGCTATCCTTGAGTCACTTTCTGAAGAGAGTGAAGAAGAGTTTTGTCAAGATTTTGAAGATTACATAAGTAATTAA
- a CDS encoding OmpA family protein has protein sequence MRKKLLIGAFIAVAAMASAAELELKLGADLYRDLTKDATGHNPVRTYPGGSAGLELLVNEDSPFRFGIGAEAKSSVKGSNNYDAHYAFPLYAVGKYDVADTWYLVGRAGYAFASEGSGDGIDDAHGGVYGALGVGKEFMDERFNIELMYEAMDYDYDTDFDTNEDGYYGVVALKFGVKFGGPSPAVVAPVPMMVEKPAPVMKPEPAPVVEKPVPVMEPEPVTMIPEEGLKLRELFSVNSYEVSGAGLAEIDEISQVLEGYKGTLTIEGNTDSTGTAKYNMMLSEKRAEAVANVFKARLEGEEIEIVSKGFGEENPLVPNTTPEAKAQNRRVEVFWAPAE, from the coding sequence ATGAGAAAGAAACTATTAATAGGAGCTTTTATAGCTGTTGCGGCTATGGCAAGTGCAGCTGAGTTAGAATTGAAATTGGGTGCTGATTTATACAGGGATTTGACAAAAGATGCTACAGGACACAATCCTGTTAGGACATATCCTGGAGGATCAGCTGGATTGGAATTATTGGTTAACGAGGACTCACCTTTTAGATTTGGTATAGGTGCTGAGGCTAAGAGTTCTGTAAAAGGAAGCAATAACTATGATGCACACTATGCTTTCCCTCTATACGCTGTGGGAAAATATGATGTAGCTGATACATGGTATCTAGTAGGTAGAGCTGGATATGCCTTTGCAAGTGAGGGATCAGGAGACGGAATAGATGATGCTCATGGAGGAGTATATGGTGCTCTAGGTGTAGGTAAAGAATTTATGGATGAAAGATTCAACATTGAGTTAATGTATGAGGCTATGGACTATGACTATGATACTGATTTTGACACCAACGAAGACGGATACTATGGTGTTGTGGCCCTTAAATTTGGTGTTAAATTCGGAGGACCTTCACCTGCTGTAGTGGCTCCTGTACCTATGATGGTAGAGAAGCCAGCTCCGGTTATGAAACCTGAGCCCGCTCCAGTAGTTGAAAAACCAGTTCCGGTTATGGAACCTGAGCCTGTTACAATGATTCCTGAAGAGGGATTAAAATTAAGAGAGCTTTTCTCAGTAAACAGCTATGAAGTAAGTGGTGCAGGACTTGCAGAAATAGATGAAATTTCTCAAGTTTTAGAAGGATACAAAGGAACTCTTACTATAGAGGGAAATACAGACTCAACAGGAACTGCAAAGTATAACATGATGTTATCAGAAAAAAGAGCAGAAGCTGTAGCAAATGTGTTTAAGGCAAGACTTGAAGGTGAAGAGATAGAGATAGTTTCAAAAGGATTTGGAGAGGAAAACCCATTGGTTCCTAACACAACTCCAGAGGCAAAAGCCCAAAATAGAAGAGTAGAAGTGTTCTGGGCTCCAGCAGAATAA